A genomic region of Paenibacillus sp. PL2-23 contains the following coding sequences:
- a CDS encoding glycosyltransferase encodes MKKLFIASFDMEVGGVERSLAGMLNEFDYNNYSVDLLLYRQQGDFLSLLPKRARLLQEVPEYATFRYSIREVIRRGFYAMGIIRLLSKLASIVYGRQRGVLETGYIQQQLMWKYALPFLPKIEHEYDVAISYLWPHYLVAEKVTAKRKIAWIHTDYSTVETDVPMDLRMWESFDTIIAVSDACRDSFLAKYGALADRVLVIENILSPESIQAQAAITDGDNPMLKDNRFKLLTVARLSHAKGIDQAVHAMKLLKERGYDEMVWYVVGYGGDETEIRRLIAENGLQSQFVLLGKQTNPYPFMKACDLYVQPSRYEGKAVTVTEAQILGKPVMITNYTTAASQVQHRVDGYIAELSIEGIAAGIETLYINEDIRRQLERYCGSRPFHNQDELKKLYRLLGSDGRTYAS; translated from the coding sequence ATGAAAAAGTTATTTATTGCCTCCTTCGATATGGAGGTAGGGGGCGTTGAAAGAAGTCTGGCAGGTATGCTGAATGAGTTCGATTACAACAATTATTCGGTAGATCTCTTACTTTACCGTCAACAAGGGGATTTCTTATCCTTACTGCCTAAGCGTGCCCGCTTGCTTCAAGAAGTGCCGGAGTATGCTACCTTCCGCTATTCGATTAGAGAGGTGATTAGGCGAGGATTTTATGCCATGGGAATAATCAGATTGCTCTCCAAGCTGGCTTCAATCGTCTATGGTAGGCAGAGAGGAGTCCTCGAAACGGGATATATACAACAGCAGCTGATGTGGAAATATGCGTTGCCCTTTCTCCCCAAGATCGAACACGAATATGACGTCGCAATCAGTTATTTGTGGCCTCATTACCTGGTCGCAGAGAAAGTAACGGCAAAGCGTAAAATAGCTTGGATCCATACGGATTATTCTACGGTGGAAACGGATGTGCCGATGGACCTTCGTATGTGGGAGTCATTCGATACCATTATTGCTGTGTCAGATGCATGCAGAGACTCATTCCTCGCCAAGTATGGAGCTCTAGCAGACCGTGTGCTGGTTATTGAAAATATACTATCTCCAGAGAGCATTCAAGCACAAGCTGCGATCACTGATGGAGATAATCCTATGCTAAAGGACAATCGATTCAAGTTGCTAACAGTCGCTAGATTGTCGCATGCCAAAGGCATTGATCAAGCTGTTCATGCTATGAAGCTCCTGAAGGAGCGAGGATATGATGAGATGGTATGGTATGTGGTGGGCTATGGAGGCGACGAGACAGAGATTCGAAGATTGATTGCGGAGAACGGCTTGCAGTCGCAATTCGTGCTGCTTGGCAAACAAACGAATCCATATCCATTTATGAAGGCATGTGATCTTTACGTGCAGCCCTCCCGCTATGAGGGTAAGGCGGTTACCGTCACTGAAGCGCAAATTTTAGGGAAACCTGTCATGATTACGAACTATACGACGGCTGCCAGCCAAGTCCAGCACAGAGTTGATGGCTATATTGCAGAGCTGTCGATTGAAGGCATTGCTGCCGGGATTGAAACGCTCTATATCAATGAAGACATCAGGCGACAATTGGAGAGATATTGCGGCAGCCGGCCCTTTCACAATCAAGATGAGCTCAAGAAGCTATATAGGCTCTTAGGCTCAGACGGAAGGACGTATGCGTCGTGA
- a CDS encoding nucleotidyltransferase family protein: MSDVSFHIGEFSQELRLMLAMLEMEDGAELTFEQWELLQEIDWHTFIDLTRHHRVFPTIHLKLQELKTPHIPLFVSGMFQRDYYRNTLQMLALSGEMEQLSSRFANEDIRALFLKGPVIAADLYGDVSLRTSCDLDLLVPMEQLNKAEELLVSLGYMKDEYIATVLNDWKWRHHHITFHHPAKGIKVEVHWRLNPAPSKEPTFDELWSRKRKSSLISRPIYYLGREDLFMFLVSHGARHGWSRLRWLLDIKKLMNQRIDWTRLTQLLKKHHYHNIGGQALFLAAKLLAAPLKEEMRPLLASRKAEWLAEDTMFYIQRMVNLHSPPLPKDVERYHRQYLFALMSKRQKLQHIASFLYPYPEDAKTLPLPKRLHFLYFPLRPLLWAWRKTKRIPA; the protein is encoded by the coding sequence ATGAGTGATGTAAGCTTCCATATTGGAGAATTCTCGCAGGAACTGCGCCTGATGCTTGCCATGCTGGAGATGGAGGATGGAGCGGAGCTCACCTTCGAGCAATGGGAATTACTGCAAGAGATTGACTGGCATACTTTTATCGACTTGACGAGACATCATCGTGTGTTCCCAACCATTCATCTCAAGCTCCAGGAGCTGAAGACCCCACATATCCCATTGTTTGTGTCCGGGATGTTCCAGAGGGACTATTATCGGAATACGCTGCAGATGCTGGCATTAAGCGGAGAGATGGAGCAGCTGTCGAGCCGTTTCGCGAATGAGGATATTCGGGCTTTATTCCTGAAGGGACCGGTTATTGCAGCCGACCTGTACGGCGATGTTTCTCTGCGCACCTCCTGTGATCTGGATCTGCTTGTTCCCATGGAGCAGCTGAACAAGGCGGAGGAGCTGCTTGTCAGCCTAGGCTATATGAAGGATGAATATATTGCGACTGTACTCAATGATTGGAAGTGGCGGCATCATCATATCACGTTCCATCATCCCGCCAAGGGTATCAAAGTGGAGGTGCATTGGCGGCTTAATCCCGCGCCATCCAAGGAGCCAACCTTCGATGAGCTGTGGAGCCGCAAACGCAAGAGCTCACTGATCAGCCGTCCCATCTACTACTTGGGCAGAGAGGATTTGTTTATGTTCCTGGTCTCCCATGGTGCTAGGCACGGCTGGTCCAGACTTCGCTGGCTTCTCGATATTAAGAAGCTGATGAATCAGCGGATAGACTGGACTAGGCTCACGCAGCTGCTGAAGAAGCATCACTACCACAATATCGGAGGGCAGGCCTTGTTCCTAGCGGCGAAGCTGCTGGCCGCTCCACTCAAGGAGGAGATGCGTCCGCTCCTGGCTTCGAGAAAGGCGGAATGGCTTGCCGAAGACACAATGTTCTACATCCAGAGAATGGTTAATCTTCATTCGCCGCCATTGCCGAAGGATGTCGAGCGTTATCATCGCCAGTATCTGTTCGCCCTGATGTCGAAACGGCAGAAGCTGCAGCATATTGCCAGCTTCCTCTATCCCTATCCGGAGGATGCTAAGACGCTTCCGCTTCCCAAACGGCTTCATTTTCTTTATTTTCCGCTTAGGCCGTTGTTATGGGCGTGGCGCAAAACTAAAAGAATTCCTGCTTGA
- a CDS encoding acetyltransferase — MKSIIVFGAGGHAKCLIDTVEKQGEYQIVGLLDGGKPAGSHVYGYEILGSEQWLAEHAAHVEGMIIAIGDNWLRGRIAEKIQAIAPRIPFISAIHPAACIARGARIGAGSVIMANAVLGSDALIGEHGILYPGASIDHDSQVGQFVSWAPRAVCGGNVTVGDFSAIAIGASLIHGITIGEHSVIGAGSVVIRSIPSRTVAFGAPAKAIRSRIPGERYL, encoded by the coding sequence TTGAAATCAATTATTGTATTCGGAGCAGGCGGCCATGCCAAGTGCTTAATCGATACGGTGGAGAAGCAAGGCGAATACCAAATTGTTGGACTACTGGACGGAGGCAAGCCGGCAGGCTCTCATGTATATGGATATGAAATATTAGGCAGTGAGCAGTGGCTGGCTGAGCATGCGGCGCATGTAGAAGGAATGATCATTGCGATCGGCGATAACTGGCTAAGAGGCAGAATAGCGGAGAAGATACAAGCCATTGCTCCGCGAATTCCCTTCATTAGCGCCATACATCCTGCCGCCTGCATAGCAAGAGGAGCCCGCATAGGCGCAGGCTCCGTCATCATGGCGAATGCCGTATTAGGCAGTGACGCCCTAATCGGTGAACACGGCATCCTCTATCCCGGCGCTTCTATCGATCACGACAGCCAGGTTGGCCAGTTCGTCAGCTGGGCTCCAAGGGCGGTGTGCGGCGGTAACGTAACGGTTGGCGACTTTTCCGCTATTGCAATCGGCGCTTCCCTCATACACGGAATTACGATTGGCGAGCATTCTGTCATTGGAGCCGGCTCTGTCGTGATTCGCTCCATTCCCTCCCGCACGGTAGCATTCGGCGCGCCTGCCAAGGCAATTAGGTCGAGGATACCCGGCGAACGCTACTTGTAG
- a CDS encoding aminotransferase class I/II-fold pyridoxal phosphate-dependent enzyme translates to MTAQQATAQQAQLHKIYLSPPHMSGNEQHYLNEAFHSNWIAPVGPHVDAFESELAAYTGAKGAAAVSSGTAAIHLALQLLGVGEGDTVFCQSFTFVATANPIRYLGADPVFIDSEPGTWNMSPLALRRALAEAAAAHSLPKAVLVVHLYGGMADMEEIMAVCNQYGVPLIEDAAESLGSTYRGRQSGTFGQFGIFSFNGNKIITTSGGGMLISDDTEALGRARFLATQGRDNARHYQHSQMGYNYRMSNLLAGVGRAQLEVLNERVAARRSVFRRYEETLGGYAELAFMPELPGTSSNRWLTALTIQCAEAEQLRDSLLIELELANIEARPLWKPLHLQPLFQGTKFYSHSLDGRAVCEDLFHRGLCLPSGSALKVEDQQRVIEVIQSVIDAAAYSPQSLIVS, encoded by the coding sequence ATGACTGCACAACAAGCGACTGCACAACAAGCCCAATTGCACAAAATCTATTTATCCCCGCCTCACATGAGCGGCAACGAGCAGCACTATCTGAATGAGGCATTCCACAGTAATTGGATCGCTCCGGTTGGACCGCATGTAGACGCCTTTGAAAGTGAGCTTGCGGCTTATACAGGGGCAAAGGGCGCAGCAGCGGTGAGCTCTGGAACGGCAGCCATTCATCTGGCGCTGCAGCTTCTGGGTGTGGGTGAAGGAGACACGGTATTCTGCCAAAGCTTCACCTTTGTTGCGACAGCCAATCCTATTCGCTATCTGGGCGCGGACCCCGTCTTCATTGATTCTGAGCCTGGCACTTGGAATATGTCGCCACTAGCGCTGCGACGTGCGCTAGCTGAAGCAGCCGCTGCTCATTCGCTGCCAAAGGCTGTTCTTGTTGTACATCTGTATGGCGGAATGGCTGACATGGAGGAAATAATGGCGGTCTGTAACCAATATGGTGTTCCACTCATTGAGGATGCCGCAGAATCTCTCGGCTCTACCTATCGGGGGCGGCAGAGCGGCACCTTCGGGCAATTCGGAATTTTCTCCTTTAATGGCAACAAGATCATTACGACCTCCGGTGGAGGCATGCTTATATCCGATGATACAGAAGCTCTTGGCAGAGCAAGATTTCTGGCGACGCAGGGCAGAGATAATGCCAGACATTATCAGCATAGCCAAATGGGCTACAATTATCGGATGAGCAATCTGCTGGCAGGTGTTGGCAGAGCGCAGTTGGAGGTATTAAATGAGAGAGTAGCGGCAAGAAGGAGCGTATTCCGCCGTTATGAGGAGACCCTGGGCGGTTACGCAGAGCTTGCGTTCATGCCAGAGCTTCCAGGAACAAGCTCGAATCGTTGGCTGACGGCCTTGACGATCCAATGTGCTGAGGCTGAACAGCTGCGCGACAGTCTGCTTATAGAGCTGGAGCTGGCTAACATAGAAGCCAGGCCGTTATGGAAGCCGCTGCATCTGCAGCCTCTGTTCCAAGGCACCAAGTTCTATTCGCATTCGCTCGATGGCAGAGCAGTATGCGAGGACTTGTTCCACAGAGGACTATGTCTGCCATCGGGTTCAGCGCTGAAGGTGGAAGATCAGCAAAGGGTGATTGAGGTTATTCAATCGGTCATAGATGCTGCTGCCTACTCGCCGCAATCCCTGATCGTATCATAA
- a CDS encoding sugar transferase, which yields MKRLFDVTVALLLLILTSPIIIIVYLLVSLKLGTPVLFKQQRPGLHGVPFYLYKFRTMTDERDASGELLSDQLRLTPFGMWLRKTSLDELPQLFNVIRGDISLVGPRPLLMDYLRLYTEEQAKRHQVRPGITGWAQVNGRNAVSWEDRFLRDVWYVENQSFLLDLKILFMTIKKVVTSDGVSNGAHLTMPVFEGSARNQEGVGS from the coding sequence CTGAAACGTTTGTTTGATGTAACTGTCGCATTACTTCTGCTTATTCTGACATCTCCGATTATCATCATTGTGTATCTCCTGGTGAGTCTTAAGCTGGGAACTCCCGTTCTCTTCAAGCAGCAGAGGCCTGGCCTTCATGGGGTCCCCTTCTACTTGTACAAATTCCGTACGATGACCGATGAGCGCGACGCAAGCGGGGAGCTGCTGTCTGATCAGCTTCGGCTTACTCCCTTCGGTATGTGGCTTCGCAAGACCAGTCTCGATGAGCTTCCACAGCTGTTCAATGTCATTCGAGGCGATATTAGTCTTGTCGGCCCTCGTCCTCTATTAATGGATTATCTGCGGCTCTACACAGAAGAGCAAGCGAAGCGGCATCAGGTAAGACCCGGCATCACGGGCTGGGCGCAGGTTAATGGCAGGAATGCCGTGTCCTGGGAGGATCGATTCCTGAGGGACGTCTGGTATGTGGAGAATCAAAGCTTCCTGTTGGATTTGAAAATATTGTTTATGACGATTAAAAAAGTGGTCACCTCGGACGGTGTAAGCAACGGAGCACATCTAACAATGCCCGTGTTCGAAGGTTCGGCCCGCAACCAGGAAGGGGTTGGTTCGTAA
- a CDS encoding glycosyltransferase, whose protein sequence is MSQDKIPRIIHYCWFGRGEKPKLMVNCIKSWSRHLPDYELMEWNEDNFDISCSRYVSEAYAARKFAFVSDYVRLHALYHHGGIYMDTDVEVLRSLNPLLQHEAFTGFEDEQFLQSGTMGAMPQHPWIAMLLKDYEGRAFKRLDGTYDTTTNTAVISRLCESEGLVLNGQQQMLSSGVMFYPRQYFSPYDYINGGNYITSESYTIHHFAQSWLPLHVRMKSNVKRAASRVVGPKVIATMRKLLAPHS, encoded by the coding sequence ATGTCGCAGGATAAGATTCCAAGGATCATCCACTATTGCTGGTTCGGCAGGGGAGAGAAGCCGAAGCTGATGGTGAATTGCATCAAGAGCTGGAGCAGGCATCTGCCGGATTATGAGCTCATGGAATGGAACGAGGATAACTTCGATATTAGCTGCAGCAGGTATGTCAGCGAGGCCTATGCAGCGCGCAAATTTGCTTTCGTCAGCGATTATGTCAGGCTTCATGCGTTGTATCATCACGGTGGAATCTATATGGATACCGATGTAGAGGTGCTGAGATCGTTAAATCCTTTGCTGCAGCATGAGGCATTCACAGGGTTCGAGGACGAACAGTTTCTTCAATCCGGGACGATGGGAGCGATGCCCCAGCATCCATGGATCGCTATGCTGTTGAAGGATTACGAGGGCCGGGCATTCAAGAGGCTGGATGGCACATATGATACAACAACCAATACGGCCGTGATATCCCGATTGTGCGAGAGCGAGGGGCTTGTATTAAATGGCCAGCAGCAGATGCTCAGCAGCGGGGTCATGTTTTATCCAAGGCAATATTTTAGTCCATACGATTACATTAACGGCGGCAATTATATTACGAGCGAAAGCTATACGATCCATCACTTTGCCCAGTCGTGGCTGCCTCTGCATGTGCGAATGAAAAGCAATGTGAAGAGAGCGGCCAGCAGAGTCGTTGGACCGAAGGTGATTGCCACCATGCGCAAGCTGCTTGCACCACATTCTTAA
- a CDS encoding EpsG family protein → MEMIWFTLLVVFMNAALARYFSIATERGPLPIIPNKIYIAFAALCLVLVAGLRNNIGDTYLYMHSYVVDDFSWAAVLQKDDIGFNLFQMLLKQVSDDPQIMIFITAFLTNLLIIIVFYQYSRLVELSLFAYITTGAFIVSMNGIRQYLAAAIVFAATKALVEGKWKIYFPVVIFASFFHQSALILLPIYFMVRRKAWTLTSTILLGISILIVVGFNYFSTMLFSVIENTQYAEYQNFQEGGANILRVLIYALPILIAYLGRVKLQAIFPQSDVFVNLSIVGAIIMIISTQNWIFARLGIYFTLYQLVLMGWIVKLFREKDQRFVYLIFICFYFLYFFYENVIILDIRYSSDYIKWPF, encoded by the coding sequence ATGGAGATGATATGGTTCACCCTTTTGGTTGTTTTTATGAATGCTGCATTGGCAAGATATTTTTCAATTGCAACGGAGAGAGGTCCACTTCCGATAATTCCTAACAAAATATATATTGCGTTTGCGGCATTGTGTCTGGTCCTTGTGGCAGGTTTGCGGAATAACATCGGAGACACCTATCTATATATGCATAGTTATGTTGTAGACGATTTTTCTTGGGCAGCAGTTCTGCAGAAGGACGATATTGGATTTAATTTGTTCCAGATGCTGTTGAAGCAAGTGAGTGATGATCCTCAAATCATGATCTTCATAACTGCATTTCTTACCAACTTACTGATTATTATTGTGTTCTATCAATACTCTAGGTTGGTAGAGTTAAGCTTATTCGCATATATTACGACAGGCGCATTCATTGTATCCATGAACGGAATTCGTCAATATTTAGCAGCTGCCATAGTATTTGCAGCAACAAAAGCGCTAGTCGAAGGTAAGTGGAAAATATATTTTCCAGTCGTTATTTTCGCTTCTTTCTTCCATCAAAGTGCACTTATATTGCTACCTATTTATTTTATGGTACGGCGGAAAGCATGGACCTTAACATCAACCATACTGTTAGGCATTTCTATATTAATAGTTGTGGGATTCAATTACTTCTCTACGATGCTTTTCAGCGTTATTGAGAACACACAATATGCTGAATACCAGAACTTTCAAGAAGGCGGAGCAAATATTTTACGTGTACTCATCTATGCACTCCCCATTCTAATCGCTTATTTGGGACGAGTGAAACTGCAGGCGATATTCCCACAAAGCGATGTATTTGTAAATCTATCGATAGTCGGAGCCATTATTATGATCATTTCAACACAAAATTGGATTTTTGCAAGACTGGGCATTTATTTTACTCTTTATCAGCTTGTTCTCATGGGCTGGATTGTGAAGTTATTTCGGGAAAAGGATCAGCGATTTGTTTACTTAATATTTATTTGCTTTTACTTTCTATATTTCTTTTACGAAAACGTCATTATTTTAGATATTCGCTACAGCAGCGATTACATCAAATGGCCATTCTAA
- a CDS encoding glycosyltransferase family 2 protein: protein MNPNKPVLTVFTPTFNRAYTLHLCYESLKRQSCKSFKWLIIDDGSSDGTEEMVRAWIAEADFAIEYIYQNNQGMHGAHNTAYERINTELNVCIDSDDYMADEAVEKIISFWQAHGSSQYAGIVGLDAAPDGRIIGTQLPGGVMSSTLTDLYAKHRVTGDKKLVYRTELTSGCPPYPVYDGEKYCPLSYKYILIDQQYPLLLMNEVLCHVEYREDGSSLNIVKQYLRNPRGFSFFRKTAMKYAPTFKERYREAIHYVSSSLMLRNRRLIQESPRKWTTLAALPLGLLLYIYINRTKRNTVMKSG from the coding sequence ATGAACCCAAATAAACCAGTACTAACGGTATTTACACCTACGTTCAATCGCGCTTATACGCTTCATCTATGTTATGAAAGCTTGAAGAGGCAGAGTTGCAAATCCTTTAAATGGCTGATTATTGATGATGGCTCAAGTGATGGAACAGAAGAAATGGTACGAGCTTGGATCGCGGAAGCTGACTTCGCCATTGAATATATATACCAAAATAACCAAGGCATGCATGGCGCACATAACACGGCATACGAACGGATTAACACTGAACTGAATGTTTGTATCGATTCCGACGACTATATGGCAGATGAGGCAGTTGAAAAGATCATTTCTTTCTGGCAGGCTCACGGAAGTAGTCAATATGCCGGCATTGTGGGGCTGGATGCTGCTCCTGATGGCCGTATTATCGGTACACAGCTTCCTGGCGGCGTAATGAGCTCGACCCTGACGGATCTGTATGCCAAGCATCGAGTAACAGGAGACAAAAAGCTGGTCTACCGTACAGAGCTTACTAGTGGTTGTCCCCCCTATCCTGTATATGACGGAGAGAAATATTGTCCTCTGTCGTACAAATACATATTAATTGATCAGCAATACCCGTTATTGCTTATGAACGAAGTGTTGTGTCACGTAGAGTACAGGGAAGACGGATCGAGTCTCAATATTGTCAAGCAATACCTTCGTAATCCAAGAGGTTTCTCCTTCTTCCGGAAGACAGCCATGAAATACGCTCCTACCTTTAAAGAACGTTATCGTGAAGCTATTCATTACGTTTCAAGCAGCTTGATGCTTCGCAACCGCAGACTCATCCAGGAGTCACCTCGGAAATGGACGACATTGGCAGCATTGCCGCTTGGCCTCTTGTTATATATTTACATTAATCGTACCAAGAGAAATACCGTCATGAAGTCCGGATAA
- a CDS encoding glycosyltransferase family 1 protein gives MNKNGFQFDFLVHRQEEGHYDKEIESLGGRIYRMPNIRPGNYRRYFRMLDRFFEERRDYRVVHSHMNENSGFVLRAAKKAGVPCRIIHSHLSDLKLDYKFPFRIYARLAIKDNPSDYFACSARAGEWLFGRKRENSREVIVLQNAVNTEEFAFNPAVRTEVRAELEAGDRLVVGHIGRFNEQKNHKFLLQVFHSLKQDKEDALLVLAGDGYLRASIEKQADEMGLSDSIRFLGVRADISRLLQGMDLFLFPSLFEGLPVVLIEAQAAGLRCVVSDTITREADITGRVSFVSLQQPPKYWSRAILGVSYEHADTSQLLREHGYDSAAMAEWLGHFYSERIAIATSN, from the coding sequence ATGAACAAAAACGGCTTTCAGTTTGATTTCCTTGTGCACCGGCAAGAAGAAGGGCACTATGACAAAGAAATCGAATCGCTGGGCGGACGTATTTATCGAATGCCGAATATACGGCCTGGCAATTATCGGCGTTACTTTAGGATGTTGGATCGTTTCTTTGAGGAGCGCCGTGATTATCGGGTTGTGCATTCACACATGAATGAGAACAGCGGTTTCGTGCTTAGGGCTGCAAAAAAAGCAGGTGTTCCCTGCAGAATTATACATAGCCATCTCAGTGACTTAAAGCTGGATTACAAATTTCCCTTCCGTATTTACGCTAGACTCGCGATTAAGGATAATCCCAGCGATTATTTCGCATGCTCAGCGAGAGCGGGAGAATGGTTATTTGGCAGAAAGCGAGAGAACAGCAGGGAAGTGATTGTCCTTCAGAATGCTGTGAATACCGAAGAGTTTGCATTCAATCCTGCTGTAAGAACCGAAGTGAGAGCGGAGCTTGAAGCGGGGGATAGGCTTGTAGTTGGACATATTGGCAGGTTTAACGAGCAGAAAAATCATAAGTTCTTGCTGCAGGTATTTCATTCCTTGAAGCAGGATAAAGAGGATGCTTTGTTGGTGCTTGCCGGTGATGGTTACTTGCGAGCCTCGATCGAGAAGCAAGCAGATGAAATGGGATTATCGGACTCCATTCGATTCCTGGGTGTGAGAGCTGACATATCGCGTTTGCTTCAGGGAATGGATTTATTCTTATTTCCTTCATTGTTTGAGGGCTTGCCTGTCGTTCTCATTGAAGCGCAAGCTGCAGGCTTAAGATGTGTCGTGTCGGACACGATTACGAGAGAAGCGGATATAACGGGCAGAGTATCGTTTGTATCCTTACAACAACCCCCTAAGTACTGGAGCAGGGCTATTCTAGGCGTTTCCTATGAGCATGCAGATACGAGCCAGCTTCTGCGAGAGCATGGCTATGATTCTGCTGCAATGGCAGAATGGCTAGGACATTTTTATTCCGAACGCATTGCAATAGCTACGTCGAATTGA
- a CDS encoding glycosyltransferase, producing the protein MSPAISIVVPIFNMEAYLPRCLDSLLHQTFRDIEIIAVNDGSTDGSLKVLESYSERDSRLKIIDSDNQGVSGARNLGLSYCTGQYIGFVDPDDWVSSTMYEQMLDAALDQDIDIVMCAYTREFGTHTKPKHYSLPDKSIYHGEEVQWQLTRRLIGPLGVEVASPEQLDAWGTVWSKLYKRSLIRKAGCSFIDLKEIGSNEDTLFNIEAFSHAESFIFLNRPLYHYWRANTESITTCYKPLLDQQFQTLYQCMELFAKGRSVEYRQALNNRIALNVLGLGLNIVSTSNPASVFGKVSQIKQLLSQRVFGDALAKFEIRNCTSVWRLFYTAAKWRLAWPVYLLLMVIDMMRTKSIRRNRSGIYSYPAGRDYHESRRTRDDANELLSANEQKRLSV; encoded by the coding sequence ATGAGCCCAGCTATCAGTATAGTCGTTCCTATATTTAACATGGAGGCATATCTCCCAAGATGCCTGGACAGCCTGCTTCACCAAACGTTCCGCGATATCGAGATCATCGCGGTGAATGATGGGTCAACGGATGGGAGCTTGAAGGTGCTGGAGAGCTATTCGGAGAGGGACTCGCGGTTAAAAATAATAGACAGCGACAATCAGGGAGTGTCTGGTGCTCGCAACCTTGGCTTATCCTATTGCACCGGACAGTATATCGGATTCGTGGATCCTGATGACTGGGTATCGAGCACAATGTATGAACAGATGCTGGATGCTGCCCTTGACCAGGATATCGACATCGTCATGTGTGCTTATACAAGAGAATTCGGCACGCATACGAAGCCGAAGCACTACTCGCTGCCAGACAAAAGCATCTACCATGGCGAAGAGGTTCAGTGGCAGTTGACGCGAAGGCTGATCGGGCCACTTGGTGTCGAGGTTGCGTCTCCGGAGCAGTTGGACGCATGGGGGACCGTCTGGTCGAAGCTGTACAAGAGAAGCCTAATTCGAAAGGCGGGGTGTTCTTTCATTGATTTGAAGGAAATCGGCAGCAATGAAGATACCTTGTTTAATATAGAAGCTTTTTCACATGCGGAATCCTTTATATTTTTGAATCGTCCACTATATCATTACTGGCGAGCTAATACAGAATCCATTACGACTTGCTATAAACCGCTGCTGGATCAACAGTTTCAAACCTTATATCAGTGTATGGAACTTTTTGCGAAAGGACGTTCTGTGGAGTATAGGCAGGCACTCAATAACCGGATTGCACTTAACGTGTTGGGGCTTGGATTAAATATTGTCAGCACGTCTAATCCGGCTTCCGTTTTCGGTAAAGTGTCGCAGATTAAGCAGCTTTTATCCCAACGTGTATTCGGCGATGCACTTGCCAAGTTTGAAATTCGAAATTGTACATCGGTTTGGAGGCTGTTCTATACCGCTGCAAAGTGGCGGCTTGCATGGCCTGTATACCTTCTGCTCATGGTAATAGACATGATGCGTACCAAATCGATTAGGAGGAATCGAAGTGGAATCTATTCGTATCCTGCAGGTCGTGACTATCATGAATCGCGGCGGACTCGAGACGATGCTAATGAACTATTATCGGCAAATGAACAAAAACGGCTTTCAGTTTGA